The nucleotide window TCGGCGCATCTCCATCTTCTGCAAGTTTCACTAACATGGACGTAATGGCATATAGCGAAGCCACCATCGTCGAAAATCCGGCAATAATCAGAACTCCATTGAGAATGTGGACCACTACGGTGAATCCGATGGTTGACATGGCTTTTACAAGCGGGCTTTCATCTGGAGTCAATTGGCTGGATGGCACAAGCAACAGAATCAAAGCAATTGCAATGACATAAAGTGTACTCACCGATAATAGCATTACTCGACCTGATTTCACTGCATCTTTCGGTTCTTTCAATTTGGCTGCCATCAAGCCCATAACCTCGATCCCGGCAAAAGCAAAGAATGCATAGATGAATCCGGTCCACACCCCTTTACCTCCATGCGGAAACCATTCATTCTTTAATTGTTCTGGCGTCACTTGTACAGGTAACCAACCCAGACAAGCCGCTCCTGCTATAGCTATAAATGCAACCGTTGCAGCAAGTTTGATTACGGCAAGAATATTCTCCGTTTTGGTTAATCCCTTCGCTCCCAGTGCAGCAATGAACAGACCGATAGCAGCATAGATCGCAACAAATGCCCATAGGGGAAACTTGGGGAACCAGAATTGGGAGAAGAGCCCAAGTGCTGTCAAAGAACTGCCCATGATGAGCATTTCCGAAGCCCAGTACATCCACCCACTTCCAAAACCAGCCCATGGTCCGAATGCTTCTCCAGCATAGGTTCGAAAAGCGCCTTCTTTTGGATCATCTGCCGTCATCTGCGCCAGCGCGCCAAATACAAAGTAAGTACCCGCCGCAGCGAGCACCAATAATACGAGTACGGATATGCCGGCCCAATGAATCGCGAGACTGGTTCCCAGGAAAAATCCTGTTCCAAGCGTGCACCCCGCGCCAAACAAAGATAGGCTGACCCAACTTAGCTTATCGTCGTCCTTTTTACCGTGTAGCTGACTTTTCATGAAGCTCCTCCTTCTGCCTTATCCCCTTACGATTTACAGGTCATGGAGGTTTTATGTCTGCATTGCCAAAAGAATTGTTTATGATTTACATAATAAATATTATGTTATTTTATTTTGACGATGAATTTAAGCTGTACTTTCTTAAGCGTCATTTCTAAAAAATTATTTTCACTCCCATGTGAAATCTGTAAAAAAGTTTGTTGACTTCTATCACTTAGAATGATTCTCCTTTTTAACATGAGGGAGCGGTATCGAATCTCAATGTGATGTGGGAACTAAGGTGAGAAAATGATCTTTCTATTGTGAAATTTTCATATGTTGAAATAGTATAATATAGTAGTTATTTCTTTCATTTCGAACGCTGGGCACCTCTATTTTTGCGTATCATTCTACCAGCTTCTTATTTTCGTGAAATTTCCGGTTGTCCAAAATAGAATGGCTCAATTTTGGGATTTTTCCTCTTTTCTCCGGTCTCATCGGTTTTTCGGGGACTGATGTATAGATATTCTTCTCTAGAAATTTTTCGCAGTCTCTGGTGCAATCATTATTATGAATTTTTCATATGATGAAAATATAATATATTAGCTAAAAAAGAAGCCGCCTTGATGGCGACTTCACTCATATTTTAACAATTTTTTAAGTCCGGCCAGTCCAGTCAGCGCCGGCGATTTCGTTCCATCGTGCTCTAATTTCATCATATAGGTTCTGCGGAAGTGCCCCTTTAGCCACAAGATCGGCATTTTGCTGCCAGCGATTGGGCTTGGCTGTTCCTACAATAGCCGTGTCTACGCCTTCGGTACTTAGCGTAAAACGTAGTGCTGTTTCCACCGCTGCCTGGGCATCTTCACCCAGAAAACCATAGTTAAGTTCGCTTAAGCGTTTCCAGTATATAAATGGATAAGCCTCTTCTGAAAGTGTTTCATACGTCCAGGCCGCATTGGCAATAGGTCTTTTGGCGATGACACCCATGTTTCTTTTTCTCGCCTCAGGCAAAGTAAGTTCAATTGCCTCCTGATCTGCGATATTTAATGAGGTCTCCAGGCTGTCAAATACTCCGGTCTGAATCGCATATAGCGCATCCGTTGTATCCCCACTATATCCGATGAACCTGGTTTTCCCTGCTTCCTTGGCACGCTGTAGCACTTCGATAACTGCCCCTTGCCGAAGCACTTCTTCAGAACAGCTATGCAAATGGATGACATCCACATAGTCCGTTTTCAACCGCTTAAGACTACGGTCAATCGTTTGCTCCAGTACTTTGGCATCCCAATCGGGACCTTCGATCCCGGCAGCATGTCCACATTTGGTGAACAAATAGTAATCATCACGCCGATGTGACAGCACTTCACCGATTAATTGCTCGCTATCACCATAACATTCAGCCGTATCAATCACGTTTAAGCCTGCATCCAGCGCACTGTTCAGTAATGTCGCTACATCCGTTTTGGATACATTTTTGCCTATTTCCGCTCCGCCAAATCCAAGTGTACTTACGTTCATTCCAGTATTTCCGTACTTGCGCGTTTCCATGGTTATCTTCCTCCAAGTTCAGTGAATTGGGTACAGATAAATAGAAATACAGATTAGGGCGTGTCTGAACCTCCGCAGAAGTAAATTTTGCCGATTTTTCGTTCCAAACAAGGAAGTTTTCCGCAGTTGTGCCGGGGCACGTCAAGGAAAAAGTAACGCAGCAGGGGGCGAAAAGACGGTAAAAGATGCACTTCAGCGAGTTTTAGACACGTTTTATCTTCCAATATGTTATTACCCATACATTCGTTATGCCACCCACTTTTCCAGACTGCTACCAACTCAACTCATCTAGAATCCGTAGATGGACATCCCACCGTCAACCAATAACGTCTGACCCGTTATGTATCCGGCTGCATCCGATGCCAGGAACACGACAGGTCCTACCACTTCCTCCAGTTCTCCCACTCGCTGAAGCGGTGTGCGACTTACGATTTCCTGCAAATACTGGGGATCATCCAGCAGCTTTTCGGTCAAAGGTGTTCGGAAATACCATGGGCCTACTGAATTGACACGGATTCCATAATTGCCCCATTCCAGTGCGAGAACTTTGGTCATATGAATTAATGCAGCTTTGGTCGCACCATATACAACCCCTGTTCGAAGAGCCGTGTGCCCACCTACCGAAGAGATGTTGATGATCTTCCCAGTCCCACGTTCTTTCATATGCTGACCCGCCAGTTGTGAAGCGATGAATGCCGACTTCAGATTCGTTTGCATGATGGTCTCCCACTGCTCGTCCGTGACTTCAAGTGCGGGTGTCCGGATGTTCATACCTGCATTATTCACCAAAATGTCCAGACTGCCCATCTCCGAAATCGCCTCTCGAAACGTCTCTTCCAGTTGCTCTCTTGATGTCACATCCGCAGTTAGTGCGAGTGCTTTACGCCCTGTCTGTTCGTAGATGTAGGCAGCTGTCTCCTCAATCTCTCTCATCGTTCGGGATACAAGTACAACGTCACTGCCTGACTGGGCAAGTCCAATCGCAATTGCTTTTCCGATCCCTCTCCCCGCGCCTGTCACTAGTGCTGTCTGTCCATCGAGATGGAATGTAGGTACGTTCATGTCACTCACTCCTTCATCAGATTTATAAGTTGAACTAAAGATTATTTACACTGACACTACGATGACAGAATAACCTTCCAATCGCTGTTATCCCCAGATTTTTTGATTCCCTTTTTCGAAGGGGAAAATCCGGGGATAGCTTATGCTTCCGATGCAGCTTTCTTTCAGAAAGCTTTTAGGCGAACGCTTCGCTTTTTCAGTTTTTTTCTGTCCTCTCCGTTATCGTGTAAATGATTAGTTCAACTTATATCGCAAATCATGCAAATGCTTTATATGTAAGTGAAGCCCCGATTGGGATCAGGTTACAAAATACTGGCTTGGATTGCCCAGCTCTGGATGGAACTTTTCTCGAAAGCGGCCTCCTGTATACTCCCCTATAATTTTTCGCCAGAACGCCTGCGCAATGACATTGTTACGAACCTGAGTCACTTTCCATCTTCCTGGGAAACGTTTAAACAATTCATAGGCTGCCCGTGTGCCCACGCCACTGCGCCGATATTTTTGCATTACAAAAAATTCAGTCAAATAGTAGTCATTATCCTTACTTCCAGGCTCCAGTTTCTCCACCAAAGCAAACCCTGCAGGTGCCCCATCACTTGTAATCAAAAAAGGAAACTTGCGGTCCTCTTCTGTCCAGAATGCTTCCAAACCCGGATATTCCGGAAAAATACCGTTACTGTCCACATCAATATTCAGATATTTGGTAAAATCATAGAGATAAAATTGCATTAAATGCCGAATCACCTGACTGCGTTCCCGGGGAACCAGTTCTATTTGCATATTCATCCGGTTCACCTCCTCTGCTCTACGTATACTGATTACTTTAAAGGTTTACGCGCTGAAGGGCAAGGAAGCATCCGCTACCTGCTACCTGCTTCAGTGAACAAGTTGTGAGCATGTAAATTATGGTACACTAGAGCATAGAATACTAACACATTGAATATTAATTTATATGTTTTTCACATGGAGGTGTCGAACTTGACCAACGTGCAAAAAGAGATTGATCGACGCAAGCTGGATGACAAACTACCTTCCATGCCTTGGTTCGTTCAGCAATTCATGGACTACAAGCTGCCTGACCTGTCCCCCTCTACCCTGCTCGAATATTTAAGAGATTACGAAGCTTTCTTCGGTTGGTTGCGAGCAGAGGGGCTGTCCGAGGCAAGCTCTAATAAAGAAGTTACTTTAACTGAACTGGAAGTCCTACGCATGGATTCGGTTACCGCCTATCGGTTATTTCTCACAACCAAACGGGAAGGAACCAATTCCAGAATTACCGTCTCTCGCAAACTCTCTTCCCTTCGCTCCCTTTTCCATTACCTGAGCCAGATTGCGGAAGACGAAGATTTCTACCCTTTGCTGAAGCGGAATATTATGGCCAAAATCGAGATCAAGCGCACGCATAAACCCAAGGATACCGCTGCCAAACTCAAAGGTAAAATTCTCGAGGAAGAGGAACTTCTGGAATTTATCGGTTATATCCTTGAAGGTTACGCTGTCGATATGGAGAAGAACAAGCAGGCTCTGTACTCCCATGAAATCAACAAAGAACGGGACGCCTGTATTGCCAGCCTGATTTTGAATTCCGGCTTACGTGTGTCGGAGGTCGTGAACCTGAACGTCGATGACCTCGATCTGAACAACAAACTCCTGTATGTTTATCGCAAAGGTAACAATGATGAGACGTACAAAACACCCGTTTATTTCAGGGAACAGGCCAAGGACGAACTCGCGACTTATATGAACCTGCGGCAATCACGTTACCGTACACCCAAGCGCGAAAAAGGTCTGTTCATTGCCATGCGCAACGGAGATTCGGAAGGCAGCCGAATGACCAAAAGAGCGATCCAGGCCATGATCATGAAATACGCCAAACGTTTTGGCAAGCCATTCTTGACCGTGCACAAATTACGCCATTCATTCGCAACTGACTATTATCTGCAAAATGATATCTACAAAACGAAGGAGCAGCTTGGGCACGCTTCAACGGAAACAACCGAAATTTACGCTCATCTCACCGACAAAACGATGTCCGAAGCTATCGAACGCCGTACTGACGATGGGATGTAACATCCCGAACATAATAAAAGCAGCAAGCCGCATCAAGGATTTCGATCCGAGAAAGGTCTGCTGCTTTTTTTGTTTTTTACATCATTCAAGGAAAAGAAGCACCAATAATTTTAGTTTACATAATAAATGTTACGTTATATTAGAAATGGATCAATAATGCTCTCTGTACATTCAATCATGTGCAGCGACGATAATGTCCCACTTCTTTACGTTTCCACGATTCGATTTCAGTATTCTTCCTTCACTTGCTCTCAACCATCTGTAACAACGCTTGGGCTATATACTCCGTTTCATGAACCGAGTACCACGTTATATCCCTGTTTACGACGCTTAGCTCCATCACCTGATCTAGAGATAACCATGAGATCATACCCATTACCCTTTCAAGGCGATCCACTAGTGTCAGATCTTTCTCTTCTCGAACCATCACCAACTTGGGATAAGAAGCCTCTTTGAATCCCTCTATAACAATCCAATCATACCCGGATAGACGACTTAACATATCCTCCAGCCTGGTTGCTTGTCGCTCCATAATGGCAGTGCGTTTCTCTGACATAACAACCACCGCCGCGGCCCCTGCCTCCCCAAATCGATACGAATCCGTTCCTTCTTGATCCATCTCGAAATGGTCGTGTCCATCATGCTTAATCGCGGCTACCTTTAGTCCCATGGAAGAAAAGTGATCAATTAGCGCGGCTGTCATGGTCGTCTTGCCCGTGTTCTTGTATCCAACTATCTGTATGATATGTGGTTTTGTTCCACTCATTTTAGTCATATACCAACTACCTCACATGACCTGAGGGCAGTTTGAGAATGCGCACCTGTTCCCCCGCAGGAATGCCTTTTTTCTCAGGAGGAATAACAATTAGACAATCACTGTCCTTAATCGTAATCATCACGCTGGATTCATCTACACGGGCAGCAGCGGGTATGGCATACACCATTCCGTTGCGGATCTCTGTGCGTCCACGTACGAATCGTGTGAAATTGTTTACTTTGGCGTACCCTTCTTCCAAGGTCGCAGTCCATTCTTCCAAATAAGGATGAGCATCGGCTTGCATGGAACGAATGGTTGGACGAACAAATAGACCAAAACCCACAAAACAAGCCCCTGGGTTACCCGAAAGCGCAAAAAGTAATTTGTCTTTGTACACAGCAGCTGTGGTTACACTGCCTGGTCGCATCGTCACTTTGTTAAACAACATCTCCACATGTTCTTCCAACACAAGTTCACCCATAATATCATAATCCCCGACAGACACTCCGCCTGTGGTCACCACGATATCATTATCTTGAATGGCTTCTTCCAGCTTCACCCTTGCTGTGTTCACATCGTCAGCAATGGAACCATACATTACCGGCTCTCCACCTGCTTCAACGACTAGAGAACGCAACATATAACTGTTGCTGTTCCGAATCCGACCTGGTTGCAGTGGCTCATCTACATCAAGCAATTCCGTTCCTGTGGCGAATATCGCAACCTTAGGACGTTGAAATACAGGTACTTCTGCAATGCCAAAAGTCGCTAACACGGACTGCTCTCCTGCCCTGATGATCGTTCCTGCTTCAAGCAGTTGCTGACTCTCCTGGACTTCCAGTCCAATGGGTGTGATGTTAGCGCCCGACAATATCTGCCGTTTCAATGCAATCCACTGTTCTCCGTTCTCTTCCTTACTCTCGGTCATCTCCATCATGACCACGGCATCCGCACCTTCAGGAACCTGTGCTCCTGTCATGATGCGAGCCGTTGTACCTGAAACAATGGTGTGGTCCGAGGTGTAACCGCAAGGAATTTCGTCAATTACCCGAAACCAGATTTGATGATCACTAGATGCATCTAGGGTATCTGTACTTATAATTGCGAATCCATCCATACCCGATCTGCGGAAGAATGGATACGGATGAGGTGCCTGAATAGTCTCTGCAAGTGTACGTCCATGGGCAGATTCGAGGCGAACTTTCTCTATGGAGCCTGAAGTCACGCGTGCAGCTATTTTGGCTTGGGCATCCGGTACCTGTACAGCTGTACGATTGAACTTGGCAGTTGTCATATCATATGAATGTGAGTTTAGTTTCAAAAGTATTCTTACCTCCTAGAGACATATCATCGTTTAAGAAAAGTGTAGCCCGAATGCGGTAAGATGACAAGTACATCGCTCACATCCAACATGAAAGCAAGCGTATATGCCCATAATACAAATGACAAAGGGAGGCGATACATCATGAGTGAACGATGTGAATTATGCGGAAGAGAACCTGTGGACACGACCATTCATCATCTGACACCCAAAGAAATGGGCGGAACTTTCCTGCCTACGGCCAATCTGTGCATCCCCTGTCACAAACAGATTCATTCGCTATACACCAATCGCGACATTGTAACTCTTGGTCTCACGGACCTGCAATCCTTGAGACAGGATGAACGAATGATGCCATTTATCCGCTGGATTCGCAAGCAGCCTGCTTCAACGATTCCCCGCGTACGCAAATCCAATCATGTTCGCAAATCGTAAACCAAAAAGAACAGCTCCAAGGTAATGTGCCGGCGAGATGAATCCGCCTTCCCTTTTCGCTGTTCTTAAATAAACTATTCGATTGACAGCGACGCTTACGATTAAATGTTATCTACGCCTCATAATGCGGCCGCCGCCCACTCTGGTTTTTGGTTTTTTATAAGATTTCTTAGGTGAATCAAACAATCCGCCCAGGCCACCACTGCTTTTGTTGCGATCAATGGTTCCCTTGCTCTGATCCTTGTTACGGTTGAATAATCCTCCGCCAGATCCCACGCTTGAATCTTTATCGCTTCCGCGCCTTGTAATTGTACCTTTCCGATCCACAGTAATGGGTGGAGCAACCTTCTTGTCATTACTCGTTGGTGTACGGTAAGATCCTGCACTCGGTTTATACGTATCTTTATTGGTATAACCCCGATAATTACCATTGCCCCGTCCACCAAAAGAATCGAACAGATTACCTATTAATGTAGCAGTCAGGTAACCTTGTAAAAAAGATGAATCGTAGTTCTGCCGAACATACTCCTTTGAGTCCACCTCAACCAAGGTATCCTCCGGCTTATTCGGATCTTGTTGCAGATGATAATACTCGTCCTGATACACCAGGAACATACGCTCCGTGTTCTCTGCCGAGATCTGATCCGGTTGCCTTTGGTCAGACAATTCCTGAGCCACTTCCGGAACCGTTCGGTCCGAGGCCCGGTACACATAGGACGTTGAGTTACCACTGCCACTAACCGATTCAAGCGGATATGTGTCCTGAACAGAAGGTGCTCCGCACGCGGACAACAGAGACATCACAAGGCTGAGGACCAGCATTAATTTTAATCCATGTGCCAAGCGTTTTTTCATTGGAACCTCTCCTAGCTCGAACGAATCACTTTGATATCCGCAGGAATAATGGACTCACCCTCATACAATGTAAATCTTCTGTCTTGCCACTCTACGCGAAGAAGCATATTATCATCCGACTGATACTGCCATACCAATTGTTCTCCTGCCTGGCCATACGGAGTTCTGCCTGCCGTAGATACCATGCCATCATATTCTTCCTCCAGATGATATGCGCGTCCATCCAGGTCCAGCAATGTAGGCACCTCATCAGGTGCATCTAGTCTGCCATCAATTGCTATATATAAGGCATAACGGGTAATTTCCCGTTCTTCGATATGCAAATATCGAAAGGCGGTACCATCCTGCAGCGTAAGCACAACTGCATTTCGAGCGCGATTTTGTACCCGACCAACGACTTCATAAGTGACGAGAGAAACCTCACAGATATCACCAGGTGCAAGCTGTAGCATGGTTTTCTCTGCCTGCGGCGGTTCAGGTTTCGTTAGTATTCCTTTAATTCGTTTCCATACACTCATGAGAATTACTCCTGTTCCTTATCTTATAAACAAGCTGCAATAATCAGTGCGCCCACGATATGTAAAGCGCCAGAGAACAACCCATATCCTGTTTTTCCTTGCTGAATTCCGGTATCCAGATCCAAAGTGGCCCATTTGCGAATCATAAAGTGTACGACACTCTCCAGAATCAACAAAATGATAAAGGATACAACGGAGACCAACAGTGCTTCTCCCAGGTGACCAGCCGTAGAAATAGACGTAGCGAGTACATACCCTTGTGCAAATAACTTCATAACCATACGTGTAGTAACGGCCATATTGCCAGCCTTAACTTCAGCAAAATCCTTATATTTCGTGAACAGTGAATCAACATACATCAGGACAAACAGCAAAACCGAACCAGATACGGTCCAGACCAGCATCGCCAAAATGTTCAAATCCATTTACACAGCCCCCACATATCAACATGAACCGCATTTAAAAGCGAAGGAGAAACGCTCTTCTCCTCCGCTGGTTAACCCTGCTGACAACCAAGGTGTTAGTTCTTATTATCGTACTGTTTCATCAATGCTGCGAGTTCGTCTTCAACAGCCTGGTCTTTACCCAACTTCTCGAACTCTTCGTCCAAAGACTTGCCTTTGGAGGACATTTCGTTGCTTGCTTCTGCCTGTGCTTCCATCTGCATCATTTTCTCTTCCATACGCTTCATGCCAGCACTTGCCGTATCAGAGCCAAACCCATTCAACGCTTTGTTGATTTCCGTTTGAGCTTTTGCTGCATTGTAACGTGCTACCAATGTCTCACGTTTGTTCTTCATTTGAGTCAACTGCTTACGCATCTCGTCGAGCTTGCCACGCAGGTTATCTGCAGAAGCCTTGTTCTGATCATAGCTGGTTTTGTACTCAGCCATCTTCTCTTCAGCAACCTTTTTCTCTTCTAAAGCACGTCGAGCCAGATCCAAATTCTGAGCACGAGCCGCCGTATGCGCCTGCTCTTCACGTTTCTTCACCAGAGCTTCCTGCTCTTCGAATAGCTGCTTGAATTTCTTCTCAATGGCAATCTGTGCGGCTACTGCTTTCTCCGCATCTTCCAGATCCTCTTGCATATCACGGATATATTGGTCCGTCATCTTGATTGGATCTTCCGCCTTGTCAATAATGGCATTGATATTAGACATTGTTAAATCACGCAATCGTTTGAAAATGGACATTATGTTATTCCTCCTAGTCGATATTACATCGTATATAAACATACATACGTAACAATCTACAACTCGTTTCAATTTTAGCAAATAAAATCAAAACTTGCGATTGCTCTTCATGTTAGGAAGATCCTTTATCCTTGTTCAGATGATCCTCCATTAGCCTCTCTGCAGTCTGCACGATTTCGTCGATCTGCATCCGTGTAATGGAATCAAAATGGATACCCATGATCACCGTAACGGTTACTTTCAGCTGAAGGGCAGCCTTTCGGGCAAGCCGCTCACACAGCTCTTGTTCCTTGTGACCCGGAATATGTACCGTCGTCCCGCTTACGCGCTCATGATCCACGTAGAACGTGGCTACAGCGCCAATATGCGCCTTTCCTCCGGTAACGAGAAAAACCTTATCATCTCCTGCCTCAATCACTTGTAAACGTATCGATTTCAAATCATATGTACTCATAACCATCCACCTATCCTTCTCTATATGTTATATATGGAGGAATTATGGCTTTAACAAGATAAATCCGCAATGAAAATTCTCACACTACGCATATTTTATGGACACCTCGGACATACCAAGGAGAACATCATTTTTGGAAAAGGAGGCCGTTATTATGCGCGTACGCCTCATTATGCTGATGGTTATCGTTATTTTTTTCGGAGGATACCATGCTCCAGCTTCATCGCGGGATGCTTCAAGCCCGCCAAGTGAATCAGTATCAGTTTCAGATTCCGCGGAAGAAGAACAACTGACATTGGGACAATTACGTCAAAAATATGCGGATACGTTCAAAACGAATGGTCCTTCAACGAAGCAGGTTGCCCTGACTTTTGATGACGTGCCCGATCCACGATTTACTCCACAGGTATTAGATGTATTGAAGAAATATAAAGTCAGAGCTACATTCTTTATCGTTGGTAGTCGTGCTGAGAAACATCCGGATCTGGTGAAACGTATAGTTAAGGAAGGGCATATTGTTGGCAATCACAGCTACAATCATCCGGAATTCAGTAAGCTGTCGATGAATGCCTTTCGCAAACAAATTTTACATACTGGGGATATCATTCATCACCTAGCAGGATATACGCCCAAGATGATCCGGCCACCTTACGGAGATATTAATGAAGAACAGCTGCAATGGGCTGCCAGACAACACTATAGCATTGTGAACTGGAACGTTGACTCACTGGACTGGAAAGGCCTCTCCAAGGAAGAGGTGAAGGATAACATCCTATCTGCCGTAAAACCCGGTTCCATCGTTCTGCAACATGCCGGGGGCGGTGTGGGTTCGAACTTGAATGGCACGATTGAGGCTTTACCTGAAATTATTGAGGAACTGCGTAATCGGGGGTATGAACTGGTCACCTTGGACGAGATGTTGGGGTTGCCAAAAGCCAAGGATTAGGATGTCCATGTAGGAAATGATGACGATGTTAAAAGGGTGCCTGTTCAATCGCAAGTAGCGACTGGCAGACACCCTGTTTGATTTCGGTTAGATGTAATTAATTTTCTACTTCAGAATATACAGCTCGATATCCTGGAAACCAAATGTGCTTACGGACTGCTTGCTACCAGGGATAAAGATATCAATCCGGTGACCCTTGATTGCACCACCAATATCACGTGCTGTCGCTACAAAAGCCTGCTTTGGCAATCCCGGATGGCTGTGACCGGTTACCAGTACTTTGGTTCCAAGTGGAATCACACTGGGATCAACCGCAATCGTACCCAATTCAAGATCATTCCCGAAGTAATCCACAGCACCCCATCCCCCATTTTCGGACGGATCTGCAGAGTATGCCGTTGCTTTCACGTTCACTGCTTTACTGTAATCGAACGTTTTTCCCCAGGCTTGAACAACTTTGTTATCTGCGTTAACGTCCAAGCTTGCTGTAGTCACAGTCTTCGCTTGGGTCTTGCTCTCCGTAGCCGCGGCAGCTGCTACATTGTTCGCCTTACCGGGAATCGTAATTTTCAAACCACCATAAATGTTGTAAGGCGAAATGTCGTTGTTTGCTTTAACCAACGTGTTGAGTGCTACTCCATACTGTTTCGATAAGGTGTAGAAGGTATCCCCTTCTTTGGCCACATGAACTGAATCTGCGTGAGCCGGAACGGCTTGAATGAGCATTACTGTTGTCATTAATGCTACTGCTGTTTTGGCTATACGTTTCTTGTTAATCATGGTCTTCCTCCCTCATTATGCCTGCGAAGTTAGTTGTCGGATTCGGATGAGGAGCCACCCTATAGGTTCTTCGTTACATTTGAAACATTATGTACCCCTAATTCACCCCAAGCAGTGTGCCTTAGATCTTCCCCCTGCACGGTCTGCATCGTTACATCCCCCGCACTCCCTGTCCGGAAGTTTCGGCAGAGTTCAATATATCACAATTTTGTAACCTGAACTTGTAGTAATTCTTACCAAATGGTTTTCAGCATGTCATCAACTGTAAGAATACTGGATAATTCAGAATAGTTTGACGAACCGATTTCTTTATATTTGGTAACAGAAAAGTTACTTTTCGAATCCTTAAGTGATTATTTCGCATAAAAAAATAGCGTCACCGACTCGAAGTCAGTAACGCTATTTGATCAGTTCTTTTAGAGTACTTTCGCAAGAAAATCACGTGTACGTGAATTTTTCGGTGCTCCAAACACCTCATCTGGTGTTCCCTCTTCTACAATAACCCCGCCATCCATGAACAGGATCCGGTCTCCCACTTCACGTGCAAAACCCATCTCGTGCGTCACAATGACCATGGTCATCCCGCCTTCTGCAAGACGTTTCATGACATCCAGCACTTCACCGACCATCTCGGGGTCCAGTGCTGAAGTAGGCTCGTCAAACAGCATCACATGCGGTTGCATGGCCAACGCTCTTGCAATGGCGATCCGCTGCTTCTGTCCACCGGACAGCTGATTTGGGAATGTATCTTTTTTATCGTACAAGCCTACCGTGTTAAGCAGATCAGCAGCAATTTTCTCCGCTTCCTGCGTGGATTGCTTCTTCACTTTAATTGGAGCAATCGTGATGTTTTGCTGAACCGTTTTGTGTGGGAACAGGTTGAAATGCTGGAACACCATGCCCATTTTTTCACGAGTCGCATTGATGTTGTGCTTCGGATCGGTGATTGATACGCCTTCAAAATCAATCTCTCCCGAGGTAGGCTGTTCCAACAAGTTCAGACAACGCAAGAATGTACTTTTACCTGAGCCGGAAGGACCGATAACCACGACAACCTCAC belongs to Paenibacillus sp. FSL H8-0079 and includes:
- a CDS encoding GNAT family N-acetyltransferase; the protein is MNMQIELVPRERSQVIRHLMQFYLYDFTKYLNIDVDSNGIFPEYPGLEAFWTEEDRKFPFLITSDGAPAGFALVEKLEPGSKDNDYYLTEFFVMQKYRRSGVGTRAAYELFKRFPGRWKVTQVRNNVIAQAFWRKIIGEYTGGRFREKFHPELGNPSQYFVT
- a CDS encoding aldo/keto reductase, which produces METRKYGNTGMNVSTLGFGGAEIGKNVSKTDVATLLNSALDAGLNVIDTAECYGDSEQLIGEVLSHRRDDYYLFTKCGHAAGIEGPDWDAKVLEQTIDRSLKRLKTDYVDVIHLHSCSEEVLRQGAVIEVLQRAKEAGKTRFIGYSGDTTDALYAIQTGVFDSLETSLNIADQEAIELTLPEARKRNMGVIAKRPIANAAWTYETLSEEAYPFIYWKRLSELNYGFLGEDAQAAVETALRFTLSTEGVDTAIVGTAKPNRWQQNADLVAKGALPQNLYDEIRARWNEIAGADWTGRT
- the mobB gene encoding molybdopterin-guanine dinucleotide biosynthesis protein B, whose product is MTKMSGTKPHIIQIVGYKNTGKTTMTAALIDHFSSMGLKVAAIKHDGHDHFEMDQEGTDSYRFGEAGAAAVVVMSEKRTAIMERQATRLEDMLSRLSGYDWIVIEGFKEASYPKLVMVREEKDLTLVDRLERVMGMISWLSLDQVMELSVVNRDITWYSVHETEYIAQALLQMVESK
- the xerS gene encoding tyrosine recombinase XerS, with product MEVSNLTNVQKEIDRRKLDDKLPSMPWFVQQFMDYKLPDLSPSTLLEYLRDYEAFFGWLRAEGLSEASSNKEVTLTELEVLRMDSVTAYRLFLTTKREGTNSRITVSRKLSSLRSLFHYLSQIAEDEDFYPLLKRNIMAKIEIKRTHKPKDTAAKLKGKILEEEELLEFIGYILEGYAVDMEKNKQALYSHEINKERDACIASLILNSGLRVSEVVNLNVDDLDLNNKLLYVYRKGNNDETYKTPVYFREQAKDELATYMNLRQSRYRTPKREKGLFIAMRNGDSEGSRMTKRAIQAMIMKYAKRFGKPFLTVHKLRHSFATDYYLQNDIYKTKEQLGHASTETTEIYAHLTDKTMSEAIERRTDDGM
- a CDS encoding amino acid permease encodes the protein MKSQLHGKKDDDKLSWVSLSLFGAGCTLGTGFFLGTSLAIHWAGISVLVLLVLAAAGTYFVFGALAQMTADDPKEGAFRTYAGEAFGPWAGFGSGWMYWASEMLIMGSSLTALGLFSQFWFPKFPLWAFVAIYAAIGLFIAALGAKGLTKTENILAVIKLAATVAFIAIAGAACLGWLPVQVTPEQLKNEWFPHGGKGVWTGFIYAFFAFAGIEVMGLMAAKLKEPKDAVKSGRVMLLSVSTLYVIAIALILLLVPSSQLTPDESPLVKAMSTIGFTVVVHILNGVLIIAGFSTMVASLYAITSMLVKLAEDGDAPKLFTKTWGKKDMPLQALCCTAAGLILSTLMALWMPKSLFEYVTTAGSLVLMYTWLLICITYIKKMKPVKWNRIKVWIAMVLIVAAVAGTAMEKASRTGLLASVGLVVLLGIITYIVHKVRGSKTPQSAPSKP
- a CDS encoding glucose 1-dehydrogenase, with product MNVPTFHLDGQTALVTGAGRGIGKAIAIGLAQSGSDVVLVSRTMREIEETAAYIYEQTGRKALALTADVTSREQLEETFREAISEMGSLDILVNNAGMNIRTPALEVTDEQWETIMQTNLKSAFIASQLAGQHMKERGTGKIINISSVGGHTALRTGVVYGATKAALIHMTKVLALEWGNYGIRVNSVGPWYFRTPLTEKLLDDPQYLQEIVSRTPLQRVGELEEVVGPVVFLASDAAGYITGQTLLVDGGMSIYGF